From Nitrososphaerota archaeon:
ACATATTTAATTTCAATAGCTATTAAAGATTATGAAGTAACAAGTATTCTATGCAAACACAATTATATTGAAGATCAATATGAATATGTTAAATATTTTCTAGTACCTTCTATTGAAGAAAAAGAAGCATGGGAATTTTTTAAAAATAAATTTCCTTTAACTTTACTATTTATAGCTTCTATAATTAAAATTGTTGGATGTGCAGCTCCTTTATTATTTACTTCATTTAATAGAGAAATTAGTGAAAATATAGGAGAATATATAAATTATTTGCCTATAGAAATACAAAATCTTATTTTAAAAATAGTACTTAAAACATTTCAAAAACAATATGAAAGCCTACAGCAAGAAATAAATATAGTATGCGAAGAATTAATAAAAAATTTAGAAATGCTTATAGCTTAAATATCTCATTGAGAAACTCATTCTTTATAAGTTTGTATCAAATAAAAAACTTTAATTGTAGTTTTCTTTAAATTTTTAGTGTAAAATGATCGAGATAGAAGGTTATAAAATTATTAAAAATTTGCTTTATAGCAAAGATCATGTATGGATTAAAATTGAAAATAATAAAGCAAAAATTGGAATAACAGATTATATTCAAAAAAACTTACATGATATAGTGTATATTGAACTTCCTGAAATTAATTCAAATATACATCAAGGAAAAAAATTAGCTTTAATGGAATCTATAAAAACAATTTCAGAAATACATTCGCCTTTAACTGGAAAAATTTTAAAAATAAATGAAGAATTAAAATCCAAACCAGGATTAATAAATGAATCTCCATATGGGGATGGATGGATAGCAATAATAGAACCTATAAATTTTGAAAAAGAAAAAAGCAATCTTTTAAATTTTAAAGAATATGTAGAATATATAAGGAAAATAATTGAGAAAGAAAAAGCATAATATTTAAATATTTTAATTCTTTTAATTTATAAAAAGAATTGGGGTGTTAAAACTAGAAGAAAAAGTAAAAGTTTTAGCTCATGCTTCTTCAGCAAATTTAGGACCTGGATTTGATATTTTTGGAATGGCTTTAGATGCTTTTTATGATATTGTAGAAATAGAAAGAATAAATGGAGAAAAAATAATTATTGAAAATTATGGAAAATATGGAAATACTATACCTAAAGATCCTAGAAAAAACGTTGCTGGAGTAGTTGCTAAAAGTATGCTAAATCATTATTTTGGGAAAAAAATTGGATTAAAAATAAGTATATTTAAAGGAGTAAAACCATCTTCTGGACTTGGAAGTAGTGGAGCCACAGCAGCAGCAACAGCTTTAGCATTAAAAAATCTTTTCAAAATTAATGCATCTATAGAAGAATTAATATATTTTGCTGCACAAGGAGAAAAAGCTTCAGCTGGTACACCACATATGGATAATGTTGCAGCATCACTTTTAGGAAATTTCACATTAATATATTCAACCAATCCTCCAAAATTTATTAATTTAAAAGCACCAGAAAATATTGAAGTTGCGATAGTTTCTCCAGAAATTAAAATTAAAGAAAAAGCAAAAACAAAATATGCTAGGAAAATATTACCTAAAAAAGTAGAATTAGAAAAAGTAGTTCATAATGTTGGTCATGCATGCTTAATAGTTGCAGGTTTTCTCTTATCAAATATTAATCTTATAGGAGAAGGAATGTCTGATAGAATAATCGAGCCTGCTAGATCAAAAATTGTGCCATTTTATGAAAAAATTAGGAATATGGCCTTAAAAAATGGTGCAGCTGGAGTAGCTATAAGTGGTGCAGGGCCATCAATAATTGCTTTAGTAGATTCTTCAAAAATAGAAGCTATGAAAATAGCAGAATGTATGAAAGAACTTTTTGAAAAAAATGGTATTAAAGCAGAAGCATATGTTTCTAAAATAGGTAAAGAAGCTAGGTTATTAAAAGAAAATTCATGGTGATTAAAAAATGAAGAAAGAAATCGATTTCTCAACAAAAAGTATTCATGGAAATAAATATTTTGATCCATTAACTGGAGCATTTATCATTCCTATTTTTCAAAGTGCTATTTTCACTTTTCCTGAAGGTGGAAGTATTAAAGTTAGAGAAAAACCTTTTAAATATTCAAGAGAAGATAATCCTACTGTACATTTTGTTGAAAGAAAAATAGCATTACTTGAAGGAGGAGAAGATTGTTTACTCTTTAGTTCAGGAATGGCTGCAATATCAACACTACTCATGAGTTTATTAAAAAGCGGAGATAAAATTCTTATTCCAAGAGATTTATATGGTTTAACTTATATCTTAATTAATAAATTATCAAAATTTGGTATAAAAGTAAAAATATCCGACCCTGGAACAGAAAATATTCTAAATGCCTTATCACAAGAAATAAAAATTGTTATTTTAGAGAGCATGTCCAATCCTTTATTATATGTATATGATATAGAATCAATTTCTAAAAAAGCTAAAGAAAACTCTGCAATTTTAATAGTTGATAATACATTTTTAACTCCAATAAATTTTCATCCATTAAAATTTGGAGCAAACATGGTATTATACAGTGCTACTAAATATCTTAATGGACATAATGATATAATTGCAGGAGCAATAGTAGGTAAAAGTAATGATATTGAAAAAATTTGGGAATGGAGAAGAATGATTGGAGGAGTACTTGATCCTCATTCAGCATATCTTCTTGATAGAGGATTAAAAACTCTTAAAATAAGAATGAAGAAACATGAAGAAAATGCAAAAGAAATAGCTGAATATCTTCAATCAAATAAAAAAATAAATAAAGTATATTATCCTGGATTGCCTACACATCCTACTTATGATATAGCTAAAAAGTTTCTTAAGGGATTTGGAGGAGTTATTAGTTTTGAATTAAAAATAAGTAATAAAAAAATTCCATTATTCTTAAAAAAATTAAAAATTATAAAAAGAGCTCCAAGCCTTGGAGGAACGGAAACTTTAATAATGCATCCTGCTTCATCTTCTCATAAGGATTTACCTTTAAAAGAAAGATTAAAATTGGGTATAACAAATAATCTTTTAAGACTTTCTGTTGGATTAGAAGATTCAAATGATATTATTGAAGATTTAGATCAAGCTTTAAAATATATTTCTTAAAAAAACACTAATTCTCTTCAATTTAATAGATATTCCATTTTAATATTATACACTTATTTAAATAAAGAATTTTTTATAAAAAGTTTTTAAGTACGATTTTTTAAAAATGCTTTTTAGAATGACGTATATTAATTATTTTAAAGAGTCTATATCTATAGCACCTTATGCTCCTACGTCCATTGATACTATTAGATATATGCTTACTTTAGCAGAATTAAAGCCAGGAGAAACTCTTTACGATCTTGGATGTGGAGATGGAAGAATTATCATTATAGCTGCTCAAGAATTTAAAGCAAATGCTATTGGAATAGAATTAAGAGAAGATTTAGTAAAAAAAGCTTTAGAAGAAATCCGTAAAAATAATTTAGAAAAAAGAGCTAAAATTATTCAAGGAGATTTATTTTCAATAGATATTAGTGATGCAGATGTAGTAACTCTTTATCTTACAACTAGTGCAAATGAAAAAGTTAGACCTAAGCTTGAGAAGGAATTAAAAAATGGTGCGAGAGTTGTTTCTCATGATTTTGAAATTCCAAAATGGAAACCTATAAAAATTGAAAAATTTAATTTTGACACAATATATCTTTATAAAAAAGGTGTAAACTATATTTAAAATTTACATTATATATAAATCTGGTTCTTTCTTTTCTGCTTTTTTCTGAGCTTTCATTGTTGCCTTTTCGGTTATTTTCATATCATATTCTAAAAATGATTCAGCAAATTTGCATAGATTTTCACTCATCTCTTTCAATTCTTCCATTGTGAAACCTGCCATTATTTCTGGATTTCTAACCCATTCCATCCAACCAACCCAGCTTCTATAAATAGCATTTAATGAAAAATCCATTGCTCTTACAAGATCAAGTCTATCCTTTTCTTCTTCTCCTAAGAATTTTCTTATTTGTTCAAGCAATTTCTTACAATTTAAGGTCCATCTTTCACTCATATTTTTCCTTAATGATATAGATATGGTGACTTTTAACTTTTCTCATCAATTTAAAAATCTAAGTTAAAAAACATTTGCAATTAATATATTCTAAAAGTTTCTTTGAAACCCATTTGTAATAAGCCTCATCAAGATTATCACTTAATAAAATATAATTTTTAATATAATCTATTTGTTGAAAAATTAATTTTTCAATCTCATCATTATTTAATTTCTCTTTTAATATCAGTTTTCTTTTTAAAATTTCTAATGATGTAAAAATATATGGCACAATTGAATATATTAATTCTACTTCAAATTTTTCATTTAATTTTTCCTCTAAAAAACATCCATTAAAATCTGAAATGCATATACTTGAATTATATTTTATTACTTCATTTTCAATAGTATTTAATATTTTCTTATTTAATTCATTATCAAAATTTATTTCTTCAAATAATTGTTTAAGCCATTTTTCTTTATTAATTTTATTCATTATACTTGTCCTTAATAATAATGCTATAGAATTAATTGAATAATTTATTGATTTAAAATAATCTTCATCATTTATATAGCAAAAAATTTTAAAATTTCTCTGTTTTAGTGAATAAATTGTTTTTATTAAAGGTTCGTAAAGATAGAGCCAACTTTTTGATGAAATATGTGGTAGATTAAAATCTTTTATTTTTAAAATAAATTCTTCATAATTTATATGCCCATTCAAAAGGAGTATGAATAATTTTTCCACTATTTTAGGAAAATTTATGAATAAACACTCAAAAATACTATTTTCTAATATTTTTGAAGCTTTAATATATGCTTTACGAAGATTTGGTACAATAATTATTTTAATCCTAGGTTTTTCATTCAAAGTATGGTCTATAATAAATAATTTTAACTTAAAAAAATATTTTTTTAATTATTTAAAAAATAAAGAAAGTCATTCTTTTTTCTCTTCTTTAGGCACTTCTATTTCTTCTTTCTTTTCTTCCTCAATTTTTTCTAATTCTTCTATTGGTTCAGGTGGAGGTGTAGTGGCTAAAGTATATCCTACCCAAGCTGCTATTGCTAGAACTGCTGCAACTGCTACAAAAGCTGTAATCTCTAATATTAACAACATCCATGGAGAAAGAAATACTAGCCAAAAGTATAAGATTATTCCAGCTATCCCTCCTAAAAAGAGAAGTAAACCTATAACTTGGTCTTTACTCATACCCAAATCACTTAAAATATTATTTAAAAAGAAATACTTAAAATTTATCTTTATACTTCCTTATTAATTATAGAAATGTTTATATAGTCTTATCTTTCATAAAAAATAAAAAGTGTTTTCGAATGTTTGAATTTCTTCTTTTATTCTTAATATCCATTGGAATAGGAATAATTTCTTCATTAACAGGAATAGGAGGAGGTTCGTTCATCGTTCCAATATTAATAATGTTTTTTAATATTAGTACTCATAAAGCAATTGGAACAAGCCTTTTAATAGTGATTTTTACGGCTATTTCATCTACTTTTGCTTATTATAAACAAAAAAGGATTGATTATAAAAGTGGTTTATATTTAATAATTGGAACAATTCCAGGTGCATTAATAGGAGCATATTTAACAAATTTCTTTTCTTCAAAAGAATTAGCTCTTCTTTTTGGCTTTTTCTTAATTTTTATTTCATTTAGAATAATTTATAAAGCATTTAAAAAGAATGAATACAATAAAAATTATAAGGAAAAAGAAGTTAAAAATAAAAAGTACTATTCATATGTAGAAATTATTGATTCTAAAGGAGAAGTTTTTAAATATTATGCTAACATTCCTTTTGGGATTTTATTTTCTATATTTGCTGGGATATCTTCAGGAATGTTTGGAGTCGGTGGAGGAGCATTAGCAGTTCCTATAATGCATATTATAGTAGGAATGCCTATGCATATAGCTATAGCTACATCAATGTTTATAATGATTTTTACATCATTTTCAGGAGTTATAGGGCATATTTTACTTGGAAATGTTTTAATAGAATTAGCAATGCCTTTATGTATAGGGATAATTTTTGGTACTCAAGTAGGAGCTTTAATAGCTAGAAAACTTAAAGCAAGAATTCTTGAAATAATATTTGGTTTAATTTTAATAATTATAAGTTTAAATTTAATATTGAAAAATCTTATGTTCTAATAAATTTTATAAATAAAAACCTATATTTAAGTCGAAAAACAAATAATTCAGGAGGGTTGGTAATGAAAGCTGCAGTACTAATTATAGATATGCTTAAAGATTTTATTAAAGCTTTTAATGAAAATGATGCAAAATCATTAATAGAGAATATTAATAAAGTTATTGATTGGGCTAGGAAAAATGGATTGCCACTAATATACATATGTGATGCACATGAAGAGGGAGATCATGAATTTGAAATATGGGGTCCACATGCACTTAAAGGAAGTGAAGGAGCTGGAATAATAGATGAATTAAAACCTATCAAAGGAGATAAAATTGTTTATAAAAATAAGTATAGTGGCTTTTTTAATACTAGGTTACAAAGGATTCTTAAAAGGATGAACATTGATACGTTGATATTAACTGGAGTTCATACTCACATATGCGTTTCACATACAGCTGCAGATGCTTATTATAGAGGATTTAAAATAATAGTTCCTAAACAATGTGTTTCAACACTCAATAAAGAAGACCATGAAAATGGTTTAAGGATAATGGAAAAACTTTATGCAGCAAAAATAGAGGATATTGAAGAATTAATAATAATGAAAAATCAAAAAGATAAATAAAAAATTTCTTAAAAAAAATTGTAACTTTCTTAATAGTTAATTAGATTTTAGAAAATTATCAGAATAATTTTTAAAAAATTAAAAAAAGGAAAATGAAAGCTTAGAGTTTTTTATGATAGAACCACCAATCAAGGCATTCAAATTCTTCGGTTTTTTGTTTTAACCACTCTTTTCTTTGAAGTTTTATAAGAATTTACTAATTATTTGTATGTTATTATTTTCATTGAATAATTCCATAATGATTTTTCAAATGTCCTTTTATTTAATTTTATAGTTCTTTTCTTTTTAATACTTTATTTCAGTTTACATTCCATAGATAATTGAAATCGTTTAAAACTATTTAAAGTAAAATGATAAAGCTTATATCTAAACTAAAGCTATGGAGAGATAGTTAAAATGAAGATTTTTTTAACAGCTTCAGATGAAGAAATTAAATCTGGATATACAACAGATGTGTACTTTGAAAGAACAGAAAAAATCCTAAAAGAAAAGGGAATGGATAAAGTAAATGTTGTAGCTGAAGTTACAACTGGTAGCCTTCCAGAAGGGAAAAAATGGGGCGTTCTAACAGGAGTTATAGAAGTTGCTAAATTACTTGAAGGATGCAAAGTAAATTTTTATTCAATGCATGAAGGAAGTGTTTTTAGAAGCAATGATTATTATGGTATCAGAGAACCTGCAGCATTTATTGAAGGGCCATACATTGAATTTTGTAAATTGGAAACACCATTATTAGGATTTTTATGTCAAAGTAGTGGGGTATCTACAAAAGCAGCTCATATAAGAATTAAAGCTTGGAAAAATTTATTAATAGCTTTTGGAGCAAGAAGAATGCATCCAGCTATTTCTCCAATGTTAGATTGGGCAACGTATGTTGGAGGATTTGATGGAGTATCAACTTTAAAAGGAGCATCAGTAATAGGCGCAGAACCAACTGGTACTATGCCACATAGTTTAATAATTGTTTTTGGTTCTCAAGCAGAAGCTTGGAAAAGCTTTGACGAAATAATGCCTGAGAAGGTTCCTAGAATAATGCTAGTTGATACATTTTGGGATGAAAAATTAGAATCTTTAGAAGCAGCAAAACTTCTGAAAAATAAACTTTATGGTGTTAGATTAGATACTCCTTCTTCAAGAAGAGGAAATATGAAAGAAATTATAAGAGAAGTAAAATGGGAATTAAAAAGTAGAGGCTATGGAAATGTTAAGATAATCGTTTCAGGAGGAGTGGATGAAGATAATATTATTGACTATATAGAAGCTGGAGCTGATGGTTTTGGAGTAGGTACTTCTGTAAGTAATGCTCCTACGATAGATTTTGCACTTGATATAGTTGAAGTAAATGGAAAACCGATAAGCAAAAGAGGAAAATTTTCTGGTAAGAAGCAAGTTTGGAGATGCATGGATTGTTTCATAGATATTGTTAAATTATGGAATGAAGAAAAACCTAAATGTCCAAAATGTGGAAAAGAAATGAAACCAATGTTAATAGAATTTATTAAAAATGGAGTTATACTAGGAAAGCTTCCAACAGCTAAGGAAGCTAGAGAATATGTTTTAAAACAACTTGAAATAATTAGAAAACTTCAATAAGAATGATAAAAAATGAGAAAAATACCTTTAGTAATTCCTTATCATAATTCAAAAATAGAAAAAGAAGTAATATCTGTTTTAAGATCTAGAAAACTTGTTTCAAGTAAATTAGTAGAAAAATTCGAAAAAGAATTAGCTAAATATATTGGATGTAAACATGTTATATGTGTAAATTCTGGAACAGCAGCATTACATTTAGCTTTTTTAGCAATAGGAGCTAATAAAGAGAATGAAATTATTACATCTTCTTTTAGTTTTATAGCTTCTGCAAATGCTATTATATATACTGGAGCTAAACCTGTTTTTACAGATATAGATGAGAAAACATACAATATGAATATTGAAAAAATAGAAGAATTAATAAATGAGAAAACTATTGCAATTGAACCAATTCATCTCTATGGTCAGCCATGTGAAATGGATAAAATAATGGAAATTGCTCATAAATATGGATTAATAGTAATTGAAGATGCTGCACAAGCAATAGGAGCTGAATATAATAGTAAAAAAATTGGTTCGATAGGAGATATTGCATGTTTTAGTACATATGCAACAAAAAATTTACATACTGGTGAGGGAGGGTTTATAGCAACTAATAATGATGAATATGCTGAAAAAATACGTATATTAAGAGATCAAGGTCAAAGTGGAAAATATAATCATGTAATGATTGGCTATAATTATAGAATGACTGAAATTCAAGCAGCAATTGGTATAGTTCAATTAAAAGAAATAGATAGATTAAATAAAATTAGAATAAGGAATGCGGAATATTTAACTGAAAAATTAAAAGAAATAAATGGAATAATTACTCCATATATTCATCCAAAAGCTAAACATGTTTTCCATCAATATGTTATTCAAATAGATGAGGAAAAAATAGGATTAAGTAGAGATAAATTAAGAGAAGAATTAATGAAAAAAGGAATTGAAACAGCTATACACTATCCAAAACCTATTCCTTTACAACCAATATATAAAGAGCTTTTTAATTATAGAGAAGGAATGTTTCCAATTGCTGAAAAAATTTCTAAGAGAATACTTTCATTACCTATAAATCCATTCTTGAAAATTAAAGATCTTGATTATATTCATCAAAATTTATTTAAAATTATTAAAACTAGATGAAGCTAATTATTTTCGCTATACCTAATCTTCTCTTTTTAAGTTTTCTTTGTTCTTTCCCATGTTTCTATTCCACCGTTTATTACTCTAAAAATAGGGTTGGGCTCTATATTGTCAATGGTTAAATTTTTTAATTCTTCAAACTTTTTCTTATTTCTTTTCTTAAGCTTTTTTAGTAAATGGAAGAATTCAAATTCCAATTGTCCTTTAGTAACTGTTATTTCTTCTTTTAGAATTAAAGGTTCTATTTTGGATAGATCAAATTTATAACCTCTTCTCTTTGCTTCAAGATAAACTTGATATAAGTATGCATTTATTAAAGTAACAGGTTTTTCATATATTCTAAACCTTATAAGTTGGGGATGGTTTTTATAGCCTCTGATGCGTCCCTCTAAAACCTTCTTTGCCAAGAGACCTTCTCTCCAAACAGAAACCAAACCCTTAGTGTCAAGATATTTAGGATGAATTGACCATAACCTCATTTAAACATCAGTTATTATTTGAAGATAAGTTGTCATTGTTCTCTGTTTTCACTATATGCCCAACCTATATCAAGTTCATCCAATTTTGCTTTAGTTGGAATTCCAGTATTCCTATCCCATCCCATCATTTCATAATACATTTTTATTGCTTCATAAAATTCTTCTTTATTTATTTTAAATCCTTTCTTTGGTCCAAATTTTATTTCTTCAAAAAATCTTTCAGGAAGATCATCATCAATATTTGTAAAACCTTCCCTTATATTAAAACATCTAGCAATATTTATAGCTCTTTCACTTGCTTTCATAAGTTCCCATAGACTTGTTTCCCAACCTGTAACAACATTAACAATTTCTACTAAATGATTTATTTTTAAAAAACCTGCTGGATGAGGAATGAATGGAAATTTGCATATTCCTAAACAATCAAAAAGTCCCCACCATAAATGAGTATATATGAAAAACCTAACTTTTTCAGGACCTAAACTTAAACTATCTATTGGTTTTATTATTCCTAATGGTTTATATTCTTCTAATATTTTTTCAAAAACTGGGTCATGTGGATGCTGCATATGATCAGCTCCTGAAGGGGATAAAGCATATGCTAATCCAACTCCAGTTTTTCCTCGTGGTTCTTGTAAAGGTATTTCTTTCCCTTTAACATGTAAAGCGAATTTTTCACTTTCTTTTCCTATTTTCTTGGAAGCTCTCATAACTCCTTCAGCTAATAAATCTCCTATCTCTTCTCTTTTAGCGATCATCTCAATCAATTTAAGCATAGCTTCTTTATTTCCAAATTTTAAATCCAATCCATTTACATCATCTTTTGTAAGAATCCCATTCTCATAACATTCCATAGCAAAAGCAATTGCACATCCCGTGCTTATTGTATCTAATCCATATGCATTACACATTTGATTTGCTAAAGCTATTGCATTAATATCATCGATATAGCATAATGAACCAAAAGCAGCGATTGTTTCATATTCAGGACCACCATAATCTGGATCTGTTACATATGGTTCTTTCCCTTTTACAACTCTTTTACATCTTATAGGACATGCGTAACATCCTTCAGTTTTAATTAGAATAGTTTCTTTCATCTTCTCCCCCGAAATTTCTTCAGCTTTTTCAAAATATCCTCCTTGGAAATTCTTTGTTGGAAGTATTCCAGTTTTATTATTTGCCATTACTCCAATAGAAGTGCCGTAAGTGTTCCTGGCAACAGTTCCTGGGAAATTCTTCCAATTTTCAGCAATCCATTTAATTAATTCGTGTATTTTTCCCTCATTCTTGTATTTTATTCTTTTATGTCCACGTACTGCTATTGCTTTTAATTTTTTAGAACCCATTACTGCTCCTAATCCACTTCTTCCATTTACATACTTTAATTCATTTATTATACAAGCATATCTTACAAGATTTTCTCCTGCTAAACCTATTGAAGCAACCCTTATTAACTTATCATTTAGCTCCTTACGTATTTCTTCTTGAACTTCTTTTATTTTTTTTCTCCATAAATGTTCTGCATCTCTTATTTCAATTTTTCCATCATTAATCCATAGATATACGGGTTTTTCAGATTTTCCTTCTATTATTAAAGCATCAAATCCAGCAAATTTCAATTCTGGTCCAAAGAAACCCCCAGCTTCAGCTTCTCCAAAACTATTTGTTAAAGGAGATTTTGAAATAACACTGTATTTAGAGAGTCCTGGTAATGGAACTCCCGTAAGTATTCCTGTAGCAAAAACCAATTTATTATTAGGGCTTAATGGATCTATTTTAGGTTTTAATTCTTTGAAAAGAAAATATGCTCCAAGCCCTCTTCCACCAAGATACATTCGATAAATGTAATCGTTTACTTCTTCAATCAATATTTTTTCATTTGTTAAATCTATTCTAGCAATTTTTTTATTATATCCTCCATCTATATAGGACATTTTTTTAACCCCTATTGTAAATATTCTTTAAATTTAATTTCTACATTGGAGAAGTAATAGATTGAGTTGCAATTTCTTCAAGAATTTTAGCAGCAATATCTATACTTGCTCCCGATTTAATTTTATACCCTAACTTTATTAATGATGATTCAAGAGCTGCAAGGAATTGTAATACACATTCAGGAGATGCTGTCATTCCCATATGAGCTACTCTAAATATTTTCCCACTTAATTTTTCTAACCCTCCAGATATCACTACTCCATTTTTCTTCATATCGCTTCTTAGTTCTGAATCTTTTATACCATTTGGAACTTTAACAGCAGTTACAGTATCTGAAGCTACTTCTTCATCTGGGAAAAGCTCTAAACCTATAGCTTTAATACCTTCTCTAATTGCTTTTGCTGCAACTTTATGTCGCTTAAATCTATTCTCAACTCCCTCTTCTAAAATCATATTAACTGCCTCATCAAGAGCATAAATAAGATGTACTGGCATAGTTATTGGTTGTCTTCTCCATCCCCATACTGCTTCACCACCTCTTTCTTTAGGAAGCCACCATTTTTTCCATCTAAGTAAATCATAAGAGAAAGTAACTGGAGGAGTCTTTCTATTTTCCATTACTTCCCACCCTCTTTTACTTATAGATATTAATGCTAGACCTATGGGTGCAGCTAAGCATTTATGAGAAGCTGACATATTTAAATCGATATTCCAATCATCCGTTTTAATATCTATACCTCCTAAAGATGAAACTGTATCAACTAAGTATAATACATCATACTTTTTAGTAAGTTCACCAATTTTATCTATTGGATACATTGCTCCCGTCGAGGTTTCATTATGTACAATCGTTAATGCTTTAAAATTCTCATTTTGTAATAAACTTTCTAATTTCTCGATATCTATAGATTTACCCCATTCTACTTGAAATGCTACAGGTTTTCCTCCAATTCTTCTAACAATTTCTGTCATCCATGCACCAAAAACTCCAGCTTCTACACAAAGGACTTTATCATTAGGCTCTATAACACTTGCAATAGAAGCTTCTAAAGCTACACGTCCAGATCCAGGCACAGCAATAACTTCATTTTT
This genomic window contains:
- the gcvH gene encoding glycine cleavage system protein GcvH, which encodes MIEIEGYKIIKNLLYSKDHVWIKIENNKAKIGITDYIQKNLHDIVYIELPEINSNIHQGKKLALMESIKTISEIHSPLTGKILKINEELKSKPGLINESPYGDGWIAIIEPINFEKEKSNLLNFKEYVEYIRKIIEKEKA
- a CDS encoding homoserine kinase yields the protein MLKLEEKVKVLAHASSANLGPGFDIFGMALDAFYDIVEIERINGEKIIIENYGKYGNTIPKDPRKNVAGVVAKSMLNHYFGKKIGLKISIFKGVKPSSGLGSSGATAAATALALKNLFKINASIEELIYFAAQGEKASAGTPHMDNVAASLLGNFTLIYSTNPPKFINLKAPENIEVAIVSPEIKIKEKAKTKYARKILPKKVELEKVVHNVGHACLIVAGFLLSNINLIGEGMSDRIIEPARSKIVPFYEKIRNMALKNGAAGVAISGAGPSIIALVDSSKIEAMKIAECMKELFEKNGIKAEAYVSKIGKEARLLKENSW
- a CDS encoding PLP-dependent aspartate aminotransferase family protein is translated as MKKEIDFSTKSIHGNKYFDPLTGAFIIPIFQSAIFTFPEGGSIKVREKPFKYSREDNPTVHFVERKIALLEGGEDCLLFSSGMAAISTLLMSLLKSGDKILIPRDLYGLTYILINKLSKFGIKVKISDPGTENILNALSQEIKIVILESMSNPLLYVYDIESISKKAKENSAILIVDNTFLTPINFHPLKFGANMVLYSATKYLNGHNDIIAGAIVGKSNDIEKIWEWRRMIGGVLDPHSAYLLDRGLKTLKIRMKKHEENAKEIAEYLQSNKKINKVYYPGLPTHPTYDIAKKFLKGFGGVISFELKISNKKIPLFLKKLKIIKRAPSLGGTETLIMHPASSSHKDLPLKERLKLGITNNLLRLSVGLEDSNDIIEDLDQALKYIS
- a CDS encoding methyltransferase domain-containing protein, whose translation is MTYINYFKESISIAPYAPTSIDTIRYMLTLAELKPGETLYDLGCGDGRIIIIAAQEFKANAIGIELREDLVKKALEEIRKNNLEKRAKIIQGDLFSIDISDADVVTLYLTTSANEKVRPKLEKELKNGARVVSHDFEIPKWKPIKIEKFNFDTIYLYKKGVNYI
- a CDS encoding DUF2153 family protein, translating into MSERWTLNCKKLLEQIRKFLGEEEKDRLDLVRAMDFSLNAIYRSWVGWMEWVRNPEIMAGFTMEELKEMSENLCKFAESFLEYDMKITEKATMKAQKKAEKKEPDLYIM
- a CDS encoding transcriptional regulator, encoding MSKDQVIGLLLFLGGIAGIILYFWLVFLSPWMLLILEITAFVAVAAVLAIAAWVGYTLATTPPPEPIEELEKIEEEKKEEIEVPKEEKKE
- a CDS encoding sulfite exporter TauE/SafE family protein: MFEFLLLFLISIGIGIISSLTGIGGGSFIVPILIMFFNISTHKAIGTSLLIVIFTAISSTFAYYKQKRIDYKSGLYLIIGTIPGALIGAYLTNFFSSKELALLFGFFLIFISFRIIYKAFKKNEYNKNYKEKEVKNKKYYSYVEIIDSKGEVFKYYANIPFGILFSIFAGISSGMFGVGGGALAVPIMHIIVGMPMHIAIATSMFIMIFTSFSGVIGHILLGNVLIELAMPLCIGIIFGTQVGALIARKLKARILEIIFGLILIIISLNLILKNLMF
- a CDS encoding isochorismatase family cysteine hydrolase; translated protein: MKAAVLIIDMLKDFIKAFNENDAKSLIENINKVIDWARKNGLPLIYICDAHEEGDHEFEIWGPHALKGSEGAGIIDELKPIKGDKIVYKNKYSGFFNTRLQRILKRMNIDTLILTGVHTHICVSHTAADAYYRGFKIIVPKQCVSTLNKEDHENGLRIMEKLYAAKIEDIEELIIMKNQKDK
- a CDS encoding nicotinate phosphoribosyltransferase, whose amino-acid sequence is MKIFLTASDEEIKSGYTTDVYFERTEKILKEKGMDKVNVVAEVTTGSLPEGKKWGVLTGVIEVAKLLEGCKVNFYSMHEGSVFRSNDYYGIREPAAFIEGPYIEFCKLETPLLGFLCQSSGVSTKAAHIRIKAWKNLLIAFGARRMHPAISPMLDWATYVGGFDGVSTLKGASVIGAEPTGTMPHSLIIVFGSQAEAWKSFDEIMPEKVPRIMLVDTFWDEKLESLEAAKLLKNKLYGVRLDTPSSRRGNMKEIIREVKWELKSRGYGNVKIIVSGGVDEDNIIDYIEAGADGFGVGTSVSNAPTIDFALDIVEVNGKPISKRGKFSGKKQVWRCMDCFIDIVKLWNEEKPKCPKCGKEMKPMLIEFIKNGVILGKLPTAKEAREYVLKQLEIIRKLQ
- a CDS encoding DegT/DnrJ/EryC1/StrS family aminotransferase; this encodes MRKIPLVIPYHNSKIEKEVISVLRSRKLVSSKLVEKFEKELAKYIGCKHVICVNSGTAALHLAFLAIGANKENEIITSSFSFIASANAIIYTGAKPVFTDIDEKTYNMNIEKIEELINEKTIAIEPIHLYGQPCEMDKIMEIAHKYGLIVIEDAAQAIGAEYNSKKIGSIGDIACFSTYATKNLHTGEGGFIATNNDEYAEKIRILRDQGQSGKYNHVMIGYNYRMTEIQAAIGIVQLKEIDRLNKIRIRNAEYLTEKLKEINGIITPYIHPKAKHVFHQYVIQIDEEKIGLSRDKLREELMKKGIETAIHYPKPIPLQPIYKELFNYREGMFPIAEKISKRILSLPINPFLKIKDLDYIHQNLFKIIKTR